The Rhizobium rhizogenes sequence GGCATACAGGGTCTCATCTGCCATGGCACTCTTTCGGGCGGCGGCGCTGTCATTGCCGTTGATAGTGCTGGGAACTCATTCCGCATTGGGTCAGGATGCAGCCTCTTCCGATAGCCAGTGGGTCATAACGCTTGGCGGGTCCGTCGAATACGGTCCCTCCCATGAAGGGTCGAAGCACCGGTCCTTCAGCGGCCTGCCGTCTTTCGATTTTCGGCGGCTCGGCGAAGCGCCTGAATATAGCGCGCCGGACGATAATATCGACTACGGACTGTTCGATATCGGCGGGGTCGGCATAGGCCCGGTCGTCGGGGTGAGAGGCGGACGATCGGCATTCGATGATACCGAGCTGCAGGGTCTGCATTCGGTGCATTGGAACCTGGACGCCGGCGTCTTCACACAATACTGGCCATTGGAGGATCGCCTGCGCGTACGTGCGGAAACGCGTCAGGCGCTATGGGGCGGAGACGGTCTGCTGGCCGATCTTTATCTCGACTGGTTCCAGCCGGTCGGTGATCGCTGGCTGCTGTCCGCCGGTCCGCGCCTGTCTCTGGCGAATGGAACCTATATGCACAACAATTTCGGGGTTTCCGCCGAGGAAGCCGCCAGAAGCGGTCGTGTCGAGCCATTCGAGGCGAATGGCGGCCTCAAATCTCTCGGTTTCACTGTGGCGGCCACCTATATGCTGACGCCTGCCTGGAGCGTGCAAACCTACGTCAAATATAGCCGCCTGATGGGTGATGCCGCCGACAGCCCCGTTACCTCAAGGCTTGGATCGGCCGATCAGAACGTCATCGGTATCACGCTCAACCGCTCATTCCAGATCGGGTTTTGAATTTTGCGCTTCCGTTTCATGCTGGCGGCATGTCGCGCGTCACGGGAGTGGCGCCGCTACGCTTGCCTGGCGCCGGCGATCAGCCAGACGCCGGCGAGGATCAGACCGCTGCCGACGATTTGAAATCCGACGATCGGTTCGCCGAAGGCAAACCAGCCTGTGGCGATGACCAGCACGTAGCTGATGCCGGACAGCGGAAAGGCCTTGCTGAGGTCGAGTTCGGCGAGAACCGTCATCCAGATGAAGAAGCAGATGATCTCGACGGCGATGGCCGCCAGAATCCAGTGCGAGGTCAACGCATTCTCCAGCCATGTCATTCCCCCGGTATTGCCGAGTTGCGCCGCGCCAAGCTTGGTGAAGATCTGGAACAATGTGTTGAGGACGGGTACGGCAAGCCATGTCAGGCGGATCGGTGTCATCAGTTCTCCTCATCCTGCGAAAAGAACGGCGAAACCAGCTGTAACAATGCCTGCAGCAGCGGATTGCGGTGGCGGAAGAACATGGTGTTTGCCGTCAGCCGGCTGCCAAGCCGAATCTTGTTTTCATAATAGGCCTGACCACTCTGGTAGCGGGAAAGGCCATGATCGAGGCAATAGCGCAGATTGGTAAACCAGCTGAGGAAGTAGAGATTGTAAGGCCGTCCCTGCTCGGCATCCATGCAGAAGAACTTGTCGATTGCGAGCCGCTCGTCATGAACGATCAGATTGGCGGCAAGCAGCGTATCGCCGACGAAATAGAGGAAGCAAAAAGCGCGGCCCGCCATATGGGTGAGGATGCCCTCGAAATAGGCTGGGGTCAGTTCCTCGAACTGCCATTCGCTGCGATTGCGCGTGTCGTGGTAAAGCGTCATCACCCGGGAAAGCAGATCGCCTATATCGGTTCTGATTTCCACCCTGACGGCATCGAGGGATTTCAGTTTGCGCCGCATGTCTTTTCGCGTACCTGCCGACAGTCGGGCCATGTAGTCGTCGATTGTCTTGAAATCGATATCAAGCCATGCGGTTGGCAGGCTGCCGATGGCGGCATAGCGGTGTTTTGAAAGCAGGACGCCGAATTCGGCGGCAACCGGCGCCGGGATATCTTTTATCCCCATCAGTCCGCAGCCCTCTCGAGCCGCAAGCGCCTCGAAGGCGATGAGCAATTCCGCCAGCAGAACCTCGCGGCGTTCTTCCGGTACGTCGGTATGAAAGCCGATCGCGCCGGTTTCGGTGCAGGGTGAACCAAGACAGGCGAGCCGCAGAACGAGAAAGCCCGAAACATGGCGTCTCATGCGGCGTATCAGCCGGCGCGCCACGCCGTCTTCGAGTGTGGTATCCAGCGGATAGGGGCACAGGAATGCCGGTATGGCGGCGCTGATTTTTCCATTTTCCGTGACGGTCAGGTAACGCCACTCGAAGTCGCCAATGCCGGCATCTTCTATCGCCAGCAGGCAATCATAATCCTCGACATGGCCGTGGAAGCAGGCGTTCCACGCCTCCCGGCCGATAGCGCGGATCGTATCGTAGACCTGCGCGACGGGCTTGGCATTCCCGGGCAAGGACTGCTTATGGGCGAACTGCAGCATGGCTTGCCTCGAAAAAATCGGCCGTGAACCCCGCGACCTGCCGATGCTGACGATCGAGATGGATCATATGGTAGCTGTCCTTGATCCACCTGAGTTCATGCGGTCCGCCAATATGTTCGGAAATGTAGAGGGCGTGTCTTGGGTTGCTCAGATCGTCTTCTTCCGCATGCAGGATCAGTGTCGGTGTCAGGATCTGCGGCAGGGTTCCGCGAAGCGCCTTGCCGAGCCGGTACATTTCGACGATGCCTTTGCCGGGGAATTTTTCGAGCATGCCCTCGCCAGCCATGCCCTCGACCATGCGCCGCATCCGCTCGTCCTTGATGCCGAGCGACCCATTTTCCCTGAAGTTGAGACGGTCGAGGAAGGGGATGCGGGACAACCAGCCGATATGCGATGACAGCAACGTATAGTGCCTGGGAACATCCCAGCCATCATAATGGAAGCAGGGCGAATAAATGGCGACAGCCTTGATCAGATCCGGCCGCTGCCGGGCCGCAAGCAGTGACAGTTCGCCGCCAACGCAGATGCCCGCCGCAAACATGTGTTGCGTTCGTTCTGCAAGGAATTCGGAAGCCTGCAACACACTTGTCAGCCAGTCTTTCCACTGCGTCCGGCGCAATGTCCTGATATCCTGCCCGTGACCGGCCAGCAGCGGCGCATGGACGCTGTAGCCCCGGCGATTGAGCTGGCGGGCGACGAGCCTCATCTCCGCCGGCGCTCCGGTCAGGCCGTGTATCAGCAGCACGCCTTTTCCATTTGTGCCTTCAAGGTAGAAACTCAATTCCTCAGACCTCATGCCGAAGCTCCGCGCTCCGGTTTTCCGGGGCCATGAAACCGAGCGCATGACAGGTGCTGATCACATGCGTACCGGCTCGCTCCTGTTCGTCCCTGATCTGTTCGTGCAGGGACGAAAGTTTCGTCCAGTGGGTTCGCGGCCGGTAATGATGCTCGGCGTGATAGCCATTGCCAAACCAGAGCCAGTTGTAGAAGGGCTTGTGGCTGCTGACGCCCCAGGCGATCGGTTCGTCCGGGTCTCCATGAAGATGCTCGTAATAGCCGTTGAGTGAGGACAGGCAATTGCCGGCATAATAGAAGGGCAGGAAGAACAGCACGGCCTTCCAGTCATGGATAAGGGCAATCGCCACCAGGCCGAGGAACGCCAGAAGTTCAAAACGACCCCATGCGGCGTCGAAAGGATGCCGCTTGGCGATGGCCTTATGGATGTCACCGAGACTGTCGCGGAAGAAGCTCTTCAGCGTGTAGGACCAGACATTTTCCGGCTCGCCGTTCCGGCCATGGCGATAGATCGACAGCAGATCGACCGTTTCGCCCCTCTCGTCCGGCCGGTCGCTGTTGCCGGAGTGATGGCGCATATGCACCCAGTGATAATAGGTTTGGGAAAAGCCGATCGCCACCGATTCCATGAGGCTGAAGGCGTAATTCATCCAGCGCGGCTTGAAATAGGGGGTGTGGATGAAATTATGCGAGATGCTGTTGATGTTCCAGGATATCGATAGGGCATAGAGGCAGCCCAGGATCAATGACGCCCAGAGCGGCCTGCTCTGAAAGCCGGCGATCAGGTAGACGTCGAACACGAGATGCGCGACGGCGGCGAGCACGGGTGCCGCATCCCATCTGGTATGAGCAAAGATTTTCATAGTCCGGTTGCTCCGACACAGGCCACGCCGGCGGTAACGAGAAACACGCCTGTCGCGTGACGGAGGTTGATATTTTCCCTGAAAATGACGGCGCCGGCGCCGACGGTCGCCACATAGCTCAGCGCCATCAGCGGAAAGGCGATGGTGAGAGGCACGCTGGCAAGCACGCTTGTCCAGACAAGAAGTTCGATGGCCCAGAAGGCGATGCCGAGCCAGGTCAGTGGTTTGGCGAGCGTCGTCAGCATGGGGCCGTCGCTGGCGGCCTGCTTGAAGCAGACCTCGCGCGCCGTTTCCGCCAGCACGCAAAAGAGGATCAGGGAGAGCGTGGGCACGGTAAGGCTGCCGGTCATCCCATCGTTTCCGCTAGAACTTCCAGCAATGCGTGATTTGCAGCGCTGTTGATGTTTCGCACCACATCGGCCGCCTGACGCAGGCGTGGCTGGTCGATGAATATTTCAGCCTGCTTGAGCAGGCGGGTCGTGAGGCCTCCAGCATAATACGGCGCAGAATAATCGCCGATCACATCAGCGCCGATGACGTGATGCCGGCTACCGATTTCGCTGATCAGCGCCATCAGATAGGGCAGCCGCATGCGCCCCTGATCCCAGTTGGTCACGGCGTCATCGACGGCGAGCACGTCTTTGTCGATGGTGAAATAGACGGCTTCGGTGCTGATGCGGCTGAGTATCCGGTCGATGAAATTGTCCTCGCCGATCTCGGAGATGGAATTCCAGTGCAAGGCGCCTCTGTCCTGACGGTAGCTTGCGCCGTTGCCATAATCGGCCTTCACCCGGCTCGGCGGATGTTCGTACGGATAGAGCTCCAGCTTGCCTTGTCGCAGCCAGCTCAGGTTGGCGCCCTTGCGCTCGGGATTGCGCAGATCGCTGCTGCAGACCCCAATGGTCACGACCTTTGCGACATTGGCATTTGAAAGTGCGCTGTTGATCCATGAGCCGCAATGCATGCCGCCTTCGAAATTCACCCAGTCGGGGTGGTTGTCGAAATGGACGAGCGTGGTGGAAACCGGGTACCGTTCGAGAGCGGCATCCAGCAGCAGGGCGGTCACATGGTGGAAATCGCCCGAACCAATGAAGGCAAGCTGCGGTCCTTTGCTGCGCGGTGGCAGCGATCTGGCTATGTCCCGCCCCAGTTCGGCAAGCATCTTCTGCCTGCCCCACAGTCTGATTGCCTTGCCGCTCGACTTGTCGACATGGTGGCACGCGCCCGCAAGCGTACAGGCGCGCACGAAGTCCGGCTGCAACTCCAAAGCATCGTCGAGATGAAGGAGGAGAAGCTGCACGACCCTACCTCCGGACCGCGCGTGTGAAGAGCTGGTCGAGCAGTGTCAGGGCCAGGTCGATCTCCTCATGGGTAATCAGGAGGTTCGGGGCCAGTGTGATGACGTTTTTATGGTATCCGCCGACATCGAGAACGAGGCCATAGGTCTTGTCGCCGACCCTGAGATCGCCTTTCATACCCTCGTCGCAGAGCCAGTCCATCGTTGCCTTGTCGGGCGTGAAGCCGTCTTCCCTGCAGATTTCGCATCTCAGCGCCAATCCGAGCCCGTCGACATCGCCGACAATCGCATGGCGCTTCTGGAGCTGCTTCAGGCCGTCGAGGAAATAGGCGCCTTTTTCCATGATCGCGGCACCGAAATCCTCTTCCTCCAGCATTTTCATCGTCTCAAGCGCGACGGCCGTTCCCATCGGATTGCTGGCGAAGGTGGAATGGGTGGAGCCGGGCGGGAAGACCGTGGGATTGATCATTTCTTCTCTTGCCCAGACGCCCGAAAGCGGATTGAGCCCGTTGGTGATCGCCTTGCCGAAGACAAGAACATCAGGTGAGACGCCGAAATGTTCGATCGACCACATCTTGCCGGTTCGATAGACGCCCATCTGGATTTCATCGACGACGAGCAGGATGCCGTGCTGGTCCAGAACCTTCTTGAGCCCGGAGAAGAAATTCATCGGCGGAATGACGTAACCGCCGGTGCCCTGGATCGGTTCGACATAGAAGGCGGCATATTCCGCACTGCCGACTTTCGGGTCCCAGACGCCGTTATATTCGCTTTCGAACAGGCGGGCGAATTTGCGCACGCAATGTTCGCCATATTCTTCCTTCGTCATGCCCTTCGGGCCGCGGAAATGGTAAGGAAACTCGATGAACTGGGCCCTTTCGCCGAAGTGGCCGAAGCGGCGGCGATAACGGTAGCTGGAAGTGATTGCCGACGCGCCCAGCGTGCGGCCATGATAGCCGCCCTCAAAGGCGAACATCAGGCTTTTGCCGCCGGTATAGTTGCGCACCAGCTTCAGTGAATCCTCGATCGCCTGCGATCCGCCGACATTGAAATGAACACGTCCCTTGTGGCCGAACTTGCGTTCGGCATCCTGCGCGATCATCGCTGCCAGCTCGACCTTCTCGCGATGCAGATATTGCGAGGCGACCTGCGGCAGCCGGTCCAGCTGGCGATGGACGGCAGCATTCAGCCTTTCGTTGCGATAGCCGAAGTTGACAGCGGAGTACCACATCTGCAGATCGAGAAACGGTGTTCCCTTGCTGTCATAGACATAGGACCCCTCACATTCTTCAAAGAATTTCGGCTCCGCCGAATAATGAACAGTATCGCCATGCGAGCAGAAGGTTTCTTCAAGCAGGCGTAGCTCGGCTTCGGTCGGGCTGGAGAGCGGCTTTTTTTCGTTAAAGGTTACAGCGTTCACAATATTCATGAGGGACCTCTTGGTCTTCCGGTTCAGGCGATTTTCGATTGCGGCATCGTTCGGTTTTGACGGGCGATACCGGGAATGACGGCGTTCATCTTGGAAAGCAGGTCGGTGAAGTCATCAAAGGCGATGAAGGGGATGCTGTTGTCGCGGCAATAGTCGGCGAGCTTGCTCTTGGCGAAAACGAGGTCGGCCCTGCCGGCGACGCAGAAATCGCTCTGCCCGTCACCGATATAAACCTGCGGCTCCGTGCCGGAAACGATCCGGCATTTGCAGACGCCCGAGCCGGACAGACATCCGGTCGAGTTGGGGGCTGGTGCCAGGGTATAGGTCTCAAGGCAATCGGCGGTGCCGTAGCGAAGAAGATTGGCGACGACAGGCAGGTCGGTAATGCCGTTTCGCCTCAGAACATGACGGATAAAATAGTCGACGCCGTCGCTGACGACGGTCAGGGGCAGGCCGTTGACGCGGCAGTAATCACGAAAGGTCAGGAAGCCCGGATCGATGGCCACGGTGTCGAGAGTTTCATCGAGCTCACGGCGGTTTGCCTTGATGAGGGCGATCTGGCGGCGCATGCATTCCGCCGATCCGATCAGGCCGGCTTTCCACTGCTGCTCGATGTCTTCCCATTCAGGTTCGGCAAAACGGGACAGCACGACATCCGTCACGTCCTGAATGGAAATCGTGCCATCGAAATCAGAAAATACCCGCATCAAATAATCCTTCGGTCTGCCTTGCGACCGGATTTACCGGCGGCTGATGAGGCAGGCCTGATGGGAAAATGATGCCAAGATGAAAAATGATGGAGCCGTCGTTGCCGCGTCAGTTCCGGGACAGTCGCAGCTCGGCGCGCAGGCCATGGCCCCAGGAAGGGGTGGAAAGCCTTACGGAAGCGGCGAGCCGGTCTGCGGTGTCGGCAACGATTGCAAGCCCGAGGCCCGCCCCTTCGGCGTTGCGCGTATCGAGGCGATAGAAGCGGTTGAAGACAGCCTCGCGCTCTTCGGGCGGTATGCCGGGACCGTTGTCGCTGATCGATATCAGCCAGAATTCGCCTTCCGAAGACAGGGTGACCTCGATCATGCCGCCGGCCGGCGTGTATTTGATGGCATTGTCCAGGAGGTTGCTGATCATCAT is a genomic window containing:
- a CDS encoding MipA/OmpV family protein, translating into MALFRAAALSLPLIVLGTHSALGQDAASSDSQWVITLGGSVEYGPSHEGSKHRSFSGLPSFDFRRLGEAPEYSAPDDNIDYGLFDIGGVGIGPVVGVRGGRSAFDDTELQGLHSVHWNLDAGVFTQYWPLEDRLRVRAETRQALWGGDGLLADLYLDWFQPVGDRWLLSAGPRLSLANGTYMHNNFGVSAEEAARSGRVEPFEANGGLKSLGFTVAATYMLTPAWSVQTYVKYSRLMGDAADSPVTSRLGSADQNVIGITLNRSFQIGF
- a CDS encoding EamA family transporter, whose product is MTPIRLTWLAVPVLNTLFQIFTKLGAAQLGNTGGMTWLENALTSHWILAAIAVEIICFFIWMTVLAELDLSKAFPLSGISYVLVIATGWFAFGEPIVGFQIVGSGLILAGVWLIAGARQA
- a CDS encoding GNAT family N-acetyltransferase; the encoded protein is MLQFAHKQSLPGNAKPVAQVYDTIRAIGREAWNACFHGHVEDYDCLLAIEDAGIGDFEWRYLTVTENGKISAAIPAFLCPYPLDTTLEDGVARRLIRRMRRHVSGFLVLRLACLGSPCTETGAIGFHTDVPEERREVLLAELLIAFEALAAREGCGLMGIKDIPAPVAAEFGVLLSKHRYAAIGSLPTAWLDIDFKTIDDYMARLSAGTRKDMRRKLKSLDAVRVEIRTDIGDLLSRVMTLYHDTRNRSEWQFEELTPAYFEGILTHMAGRAFCFLYFVGDTLLAANLIVHDERLAIDKFFCMDAEQGRPYNLYFLSWFTNLRYCLDHGLSRYQSGQAYYENKIRLGSRLTANTMFFRHRNPLLQALLQLVSPFFSQDEEN
- a CDS encoding carboxylesterase; the protein is MRSEELSFYLEGTNGKGVLLIHGLTGAPAEMRLVARQLNRRGYSVHAPLLAGHGQDIRTLRRTQWKDWLTSVLQASEFLAERTQHMFAAGICVGGELSLLAARQRPDLIKAVAIYSPCFHYDGWDVPRHYTLLSSHIGWLSRIPFLDRLNFRENGSLGIKDERMRRMVEGMAGEGMLEKFPGKGIVEMYRLGKALRGTLPQILTPTLILHAEEDDLSNPRHALYISEHIGGPHELRWIKDSYHMIHLDRQHRQVAGFTADFFEASHAAVRP
- a CDS encoding fatty acid desaturase, which produces MKIFAHTRWDAAPVLAAVAHLVFDVYLIAGFQSRPLWASLILGCLYALSISWNINSISHNFIHTPYFKPRWMNYAFSLMESVAIGFSQTYYHWVHMRHHSGNSDRPDERGETVDLLSIYRHGRNGEPENVWSYTLKSFFRDSLGDIHKAIAKRHPFDAAWGRFELLAFLGLVAIALIHDWKAVLFFLPFYYAGNCLSSLNGYYEHLHGDPDEPIAWGVSSHKPFYNWLWFGNGYHAEHHYRPRTHWTKLSSLHEQIRDEQERAGTHVISTCHALGFMAPENRSAELRHEV
- a CDS encoding permease; translated protein: MTGSLTVPTLSLILFCVLAETAREVCFKQAASDGPMLTTLAKPLTWLGIAFWAIELLVWTSVLASVPLTIAFPLMALSYVATVGAGAVIFRENINLRHATGVFLVTAGVACVGATGL
- a CDS encoding arginase family protein, whose product is MQLLLLHLDDALELQPDFVRACTLAGACHHVDKSSGKAIRLWGRQKMLAELGRDIARSLPPRSKGPQLAFIGSGDFHHVTALLLDAALERYPVSTTLVHFDNHPDWVNFEGGMHCGSWINSALSNANVAKVVTIGVCSSDLRNPERKGANLSWLRQGKLELYPYEHPPSRVKADYGNGASYRQDRGALHWNSISEIGEDNFIDRILSRISTEAVYFTIDKDVLAVDDAVTNWDQGRMRLPYLMALISEIGSRHHVIGADVIGDYSAPYYAGGLTTRLLKQAEIFIDQPRLRQAADVVRNINSAANHALLEVLAETMG
- a CDS encoding aspartate aminotransferase family protein, coding for MNIVNAVTFNEKKPLSSPTEAELRLLEETFCSHGDTVHYSAEPKFFEECEGSYVYDSKGTPFLDLQMWYSAVNFGYRNERLNAAVHRQLDRLPQVASQYLHREKVELAAMIAQDAERKFGHKGRVHFNVGGSQAIEDSLKLVRNYTGGKSLMFAFEGGYHGRTLGASAITSSYRYRRRFGHFGERAQFIEFPYHFRGPKGMTKEEYGEHCVRKFARLFESEYNGVWDPKVGSAEYAAFYVEPIQGTGGYVIPPMNFFSGLKKVLDQHGILLVVDEIQMGVYRTGKMWSIEHFGVSPDVLVFGKAITNGLNPLSGVWAREEMINPTVFPPGSTHSTFASNPMGTAVALETMKMLEEEDFGAAIMEKGAYFLDGLKQLQKRHAIVGDVDGLGLALRCEICREDGFTPDKATMDWLCDEGMKGDLRVGDKTYGLVLDVGGYHKNVITLAPNLLITHEEIDLALTLLDQLFTRAVRR
- a CDS encoding MtnX-like HAD-IB family phosphatase, which translates into the protein MRVFSDFDGTISIQDVTDVVLSRFAEPEWEDIEQQWKAGLIGSAECMRRQIALIKANRRELDETLDTVAIDPGFLTFRDYCRVNGLPLTVVSDGVDYFIRHVLRRNGITDLPVVANLLRYGTADCLETYTLAPAPNSTGCLSGSGVCKCRIVSGTEPQVYIGDGQSDFCVAGRADLVFAKSKLADYCRDNSIPFIAFDDFTDLLSKMNAVIPGIARQNRTMPQSKIA